TTTCTACGCACTTTTTTTACTTTTTAACGATCCAAGTAATACCCTTAGAGGAAAACACTTACTCATAACTATATACGTTAGCGAACTTCTTAGTTGATGGTAAAAATTGACGTAAAACTACCTGCCGGTAGTAAGAATATTTCAAATGCCTCTTTAGACTGACAACTGGAAGGCGAAATAAAATTATTTACACAATTAATATAAATTTGTCGCAGTTAACTCATTTTTGTTCCTGCACTGTCCCACATCATGCCCGACAACTTTGGAGATGAAAAGCTTATCGAAGCATTACAGGAAGGAAGCGATGAAGCTTTCACTGTAATCTACCATCGTTACTGGTACAATATGTTCCTGGTGGCTTACCGCAAGCTACGCAGCAAGGAAGTAGCCGAAGAAATCGTTCAGGATATTTTCATGCGCCTATGGCGGGAAAAAGCTTCGCAGAAAATCCTCAACATGGATTACTATCTTTTTTCTGCTGTGCGTTATGAGGTGATCGACCATATCCGCCGCAATATCTCGGAAGAAGCGCTTTTTGATCAAACCCCTGATTTTTCTACACTTGGGGAATGC
This Dyadobacter sp. UC 10 DNA region includes the following protein-coding sequences:
- a CDS encoding RNA polymerase sigma factor, which gives rise to MPDNFGDEKLIEALQEGSDEAFTVIYHRYWYNMFLVAYRKLRSKEVAEEIVQDIFMRLWREKASQKILNMDYYLFSAVRYEVIDHIRRNISEEALFDQTPDFSTLGECDVENQIALSELITAIDEGLHLLPEKSQEIFRLYRFEHWPLTRIAKHFNLTEKAVEYHITKATKSVRSYLKQALSVLLACLPPFLS